The window ATGACGACCTGGTCGGCCCCGGTGATGCTCGGGCAACGGTCGGTCAGCCGTCGGCAGTCACGGCGGATGAGTCGCCGCTTCGAGGCCGTCGGTGTCGGGATCGCGCCCGAGCGGATTCGGGCCATCGCCATGGGCCGTCCGGCCACCGAGGACGAACTCGTCGACGTCAGCTTCGCGCTCACCGTCACCGAACTGCTCAACGAAAAACGCCGGTCCCGACGCGGACGCGCCCGACGCCGGTGCACGCACTCGCTGATGGTGATCGCCGGCATCGTCGTGGCGATCAACATGCTGCTGTGCATGGGCTTGGTGTTGTTCATCCTGACCCAGCACACGTCGCCGTACTGAACCCGCTATGCTGCAGCCGCGCAACCCACAGCGACGGCGGGTGGTGGGCGACGTACAGGGTGCGCCGCCCGCCTGCGGCGGTCGGTTCGGGTCAGCCGGTGACGTAGGTGTCGGCGACGTCGAGTGCCTTGTCGAGGATAGCCAGGCCTTCGGCGACTTCGGCGGCGGTGACGTTGCAGGCGGGCACCGCGTGAATCCGGTTGAAGTTCGCGAACGGAAGCAACCCGCCGGACTTGCAGGCGGCCAGGACCGCATTCATCGCCTCACTGGAGCCGCCGTAGGGGGCCAGCGGTTCGCGGGTCGTCTGGTCGGCGACGAGTTCGACCGCCCAGAACACGCCGAGGCCACGGACCTCGCCGACCGACGGGTGGCGGGCCGCCAGCTCGCGCAGCCCGGGTCCGAGCACCTGCTCGCCGATCCGGGCGGCGTTGGCCACCATGCCCTCGTCCTCCATCGCGTTGATGGTCGCCACCGCGGCCGCACACGCCAGCGGATGGCCGGAGTAGGTCAGCCCACCCGGGTAGGCGCGGTCTGCGAACGTCGAGTAAACCGCGTTGTTGATGGCCACCCCGCCGAGCGGCACATAGCCGGAGTTGACGCCCTTGGCGAACGTCATCAGGTCGGGCACGACGTCGAAATGGTCGATGGCGAACCACTTTCCGGTCCGGCCGAAACCGGCCATCACCTCGTCGGCGATGAACACGATGCCGTGGCGGTCGCAGATCTCGCGCACACCGGCCATGTAGCCCGGCGGCGGCACCATAATGCCGGCGGTGCCCGGCACGGACTCCAGGATGATCGCGGCGATCGAGGACGAACCCTCGTGCGCGATCAGGCGCTCGAGGTAGTCCAGGGCACGCTCGGACTCCTGCTGCTCGTTCTCGGCGAAAAACGAGGAGCGGTACAGAAACGGACCGTTGAAGTGCACGACGCCGGCGCTGGCGTAGTCGTTGGGGTAGCGCCGGGGGTCGCCGGTGAGGTTGATGGCGGTGTCGGTGCCGCCGTGATACGAGCGGTAGCGCGACAGCACCTTGCGCCTGCCG is drawn from Candidatus Mycolicibacterium alkanivorans and contains these coding sequences:
- a CDS encoding aspartate aminotransferase family protein, whose protein sequence is MTATTSDLLPNGQDVETARAEAARTYELDRQHVFHSWSAQAQIKPMTIVASEGSYIWDGDGNKLLDFSGQLVFTNIGHQHPKVVAAIAEQAAKLCTIAPQHANAARSEAARLIAERTPGDLNRVFFTNGGADAVEHAVRMARLHTGRRKVLSRYRSYHGGTDTAINLTGDPRRYPNDYASAGVVHFNGPFLYRSSFFAENEQQESERALDYLERLIAHEGSSSIAAIILESVPGTAGIMVPPPGYMAGVREICDRHGIVFIADEVMAGFGRTGKWFAIDHFDVVPDLMTFAKGVNSGYVPLGGVAINNAVYSTFADRAYPGGLTYSGHPLACAAAVATINAMEDEGMVANAARIGEQVLGPGLRELAARHPSVGEVRGLGVFWAVELVADQTTREPLAPYGGSSEAMNAVLAACKSGGLLPFANFNRIHAVPACNVTAAEVAEGLAILDKALDVADTYVTG